Proteins from a single region of Campylobacter lari:
- a CDS encoding class I SAM-dependent methyltransferase has protein sequence MQKAWDINAKFWDTQMGDDSNEFHKKVVRPKVEELLNIQDDDYILDIACGNGNFSAYMCKKYNINVYAFDYSDQMIKLAKQRWKNFLHKIHFQIIDANDELTLQNLAKKHTFSKAVSNMAIMDMENIQPLFKSLYFLLKENGIFVFATQHPCFVTLTKKYLSPHNYLGYAFEKQPVKHHYYHRSLEEIFNTCFKNGFIMDGFFEEPFLDEEFPEIIIVRARKISF, from the coding sequence ATGCAAAAAGCATGGGATATTAATGCAAAATTTTGGGACACACAAATGGGAGATGATTCTAATGAATTTCATAAAAAAGTTGTGCGTCCTAAAGTTGAAGAATTGCTAAACATACAAGATGATGATTATATTCTAGATATTGCTTGTGGAAATGGAAATTTTTCCGCTTATATGTGCAAAAAATACAACATAAATGTTTATGCTTTTGATTATAGTGATCAAATGATAAAATTAGCAAAACAAAGATGGAAAAATTTTCTACATAAAATTCACTTTCAAATCATAGACGCTAACGATGAATTGACTTTGCAAAATTTAGCTAAAAAACACACCTTTAGCAAAGCTGTTTCAAATATGGCTATCATGGATATGGAAAATATCCAGCCCTTATTTAAAAGTCTTTATTTTCTACTAAAAGAAAATGGAATTTTTGTTTTTGCTACTCAACATCCTTGTTTTGTAACATTAACTAAAAAATATCTTAGTCCGCATAATTATCTTGGGTATGCATTTGAAAAACAACCTGTAAAACATCACTACTACCACCGTTCTTTAGAAGAAATTTTCAACACTTGTTTTAAAAATGGTTTTATCATGGATGGATTTTTTGAAGAACCTTTTTTAGATGAAGAATTTCCTGAAATCATAATTGTCCGAGCAAGGAAAATCAGTTTTTAA
- a CDS encoding radical SAM/SPASM domain-containing protein, whose translation MHFEKIYIELSDICGLKCDFCPSQKAQRKQMSLENFEKICKSVHSHAKLFTFHVLGDPLRVLNLKEYLKIAFKFNMQIELTTSGFYFDDEKIKLVLDSKNIRQINISLGAFLSQSRMSLKEYFEPVLKLIFLHLENKNNSFINLRLWNLDKNFNPPLENEKIYDFLEQNFKVKIQKQKAKNRLERHVILHQARLFKWPSLKDGVIRENGCCHALNGQIAILSDGTLVPCCLDTKGDIKLGNCFEKDFSELLNSSLYIELKEGFKQGILKADLCKRCEFLQFKN comes from the coding sequence ATGCATTTTGAGAAAATTTATATAGAATTAAGTGATATTTGTGGATTAAAATGTGATTTTTGTCCTAGCCAAAAAGCGCAAAGAAAACAAATGAGCCTTGAAAATTTTGAAAAAATTTGCAAAAGTGTGCATAGTCATGCCAAGCTTTTTACTTTTCATGTGCTTGGAGATCCTTTAAGGGTTTTAAATTTAAAAGAGTATCTAAAAATAGCTTTTAAATTTAATATGCAAATAGAACTTACTACAAGTGGGTTTTATTTTGATGATGAGAAAATAAAACTTGTTTTAGATTCTAAAAACATACGACAAATCAATATTTCTTTGGGTGCTTTTTTATCTCAAAGTAGAATGAGTTTAAAAGAATACTTTGAGCCTGTTTTAAAACTTATTTTTTTGCACTTGGAAAATAAAAACAATTCTTTTATCAATTTAAGACTTTGGAATTTAGATAAAAATTTCAACCCACCTTTAGAAAATGAGAAAATTTATGATTTTTTAGAGCAAAATTTTAAAGTAAAAATTCAAAAGCAAAAAGCTAAAAATCGCCTAGAAAGGCATGTTATATTACACCAAGCTAGGCTTTTTAAATGGCCTTCTTTGAAAGATGGGGTTATTAGGGAGAATGGGTGTTGTCATGCTTTAAATGGACAAATTGCTATTTTAAGCGATGGAACTTTAGTGCCTTGTTGTTTGGATACTAAAGGGGATATAAAACTTGGAAATTGTTTTGAAAAAGATTTTAGCGAGCTTTTAAATTCGTCTTTATATATAGAATTAAAAGAAGGCTTCAAGCAAGGAATTTTAAAAGCGGATCTTTGCAAAAGGTGTGAGTTTTTGCAATTTAAAAACTGA
- the lpoB gene encoding penicillin-binding protein activator LpoB encodes MKKSLFFMVFALLIFSACSSQPKYTDGKASQKVQGNALTLGLDREDFEKTAEDMIQSLLSDPAFANLNSSNRKVIAIGKIINDTPQRIDTDKLTSKITIALRKSGKFILTTAVAAGGAKDSLSHDVRDLRDNEEFNQNSIAKKGTLLAPNFSLSGKIRQDTVKLYNGKIQTEYFFHLILTDLTSGLAFWEDEKTIDKTGKSKSVTW; translated from the coding sequence ATGAAAAAAAGTTTATTTTTTATGGTTTTTGCGCTTTTGATTTTCAGCGCTTGTTCTTCACAACCAAAATATACTGATGGTAAAGCTTCGCAAAAAGTTCAAGGAAACGCACTTACTTTAGGACTTGATAGAGAAGATTTTGAAAAAACTGCTGAAGATATGATACAAAGCTTGCTTAGTGATCCTGCTTTTGCAAATTTAAATAGCTCTAATAGAAAAGTTATTGCCATAGGAAAAATCATCAATGACACCCCGCAAAGAATAGACACAGATAAACTCACTTCAAAAATTACTATAGCATTAAGAAAATCTGGTAAATTTATATTAACAACCGCTGTAGCAGCAGGTGGAGCAAAAGATAGTTTATCTCATGATGTAAGAGATTTAAGAGACAATGAAGAATTTAATCAAAATTCCATAGCTAAAAAAGGCACACTTTTGGCCCCAAATTTCTCACTTTCTGGTAAAATCAGACAAGATACCGTTAAACTTTATAATGGCAAAATCCAAACTGAATATTTTTTCCATTTAATTCTTACAGATTTAACTAGCGGTTTAGCTTTTTGGGAAGATGAAAAAACTATTGATAAAACAGGTAAAAGCAAGAGTGTAACATGGTAA
- a CDS encoding CsgG/HfaB family protein: MVKKLLILFFALVYFCQAQSALNKESYGEGFGNTRSEAIKNAINEALGKMEGLKQVKLKKFEFSFNGNFNIGYDEEIDLVSNGVFNSYDIKSLTQTNQNEFHAKVVIYKKLYSEKNLEDKSSLIIINKVKDELSAKFEQELLSVLLQSKKFRILDRANLDLYNQEKSLLIKNASDDELVKLYNVLGADFLLILNPKITQTQNEINTQTYNINIDYRLIEFATTQIKASNTLEFKMSSTSKSSKQKALRGIATKITEDIFKHSKDNDKEEEIEHGLDANYQINNEGGVNLGF; this comes from the coding sequence ATGGTAAAAAAACTACTAATTCTTTTTTTCGCTCTTGTTTATTTTTGTCAAGCACAAAGCGCTTTAAACAAAGAAAGTTATGGTGAGGGTTTTGGAAATACAAGAAGTGAAGCAATAAAAAATGCTATCAATGAAGCTCTTGGGAAAATGGAGGGTTTAAAACAAGTTAAGCTTAAAAAATTCGAATTTAGCTTTAATGGAAATTTCAATATAGGTTATGATGAAGAAATAGACTTAGTTAGCAATGGAGTTTTTAATAGCTATGATATTAAATCTTTAACTCAAACAAATCAAAATGAATTCCATGCAAAAGTTGTGATTTACAAAAAACTTTATAGTGAAAAAAATCTTGAAGATAAAAGTTCGCTAATTATCATCAATAAAGTTAAAGATGAACTTTCGGCTAAATTTGAACAAGAGCTTTTAAGCGTTTTGCTCCAAAGTAAAAAATTTAGAATTTTAGATAGAGCAAATCTTGATCTTTATAATCAAGAAAAATCTTTACTTATAAAAAATGCAAGCGATGATGAACTTGTTAAGCTTTATAATGTTTTAGGGGCTGATTTTTTACTTATTTTAAACCCTAAAATAACACAAACACAAAATGAAATTAACACTCAAACTTATAATATTAACATTGATTATCGTTTGATAGAATTTGCTACAACTCAAATCAAAGCTTCCAATACCTTAGAATTTAAAATGAGTTCTACAAGCAAATCAAGCAAACAAAAAGCCCTTAGAGGTATAGCTACAAAAATTACCGAAGATATTTTTAAACATTCTAAAGACAATGACAAAGAAGAAGAAATAGAACATGGTTTAGACGCAAACTATCAAATCAACAATGAAGGTGGAGTTAATTTAGGTTTTTAA
- the mutY gene encoding A/G-specific adenine glycosylase: MRKIHESILKWYNENGRKNLPWRILHKEYRKYGSEDDLKKLKNIDNAYAVYISEIMLQQTQVKSVLQNYYFQFLAKFPSLEALSMASEDEVLKAWQGLGYYTRARNIHKCAKICVQEFNAKLPFDIKELQKLPGIGEYTAGAIACFGFLQAKAFVDANIKRVLSRFYSLQNPNSKLLTQKAKEFLNYDNAFDHNQALLDIGALICLPKNAKCKLCPIESFCSGKNEYEKFHVSKKTQYENIILNILIVQKNEQFLLIKSKEKLYFNMYNFLEYNKEKNAKFIGEFKHSYTKYKINAKVYFLKDDDFEDLKAKAFSYKELEHIALSKLTLKAFELFKKSDYAF, translated from the coding sequence GTATTTTAAAATGGTATAACGAGAATGGTAGAAAAAACCTTCCTTGGCGTATTTTGCATAAAGAATATAGAAAATATGGTAGCGAGGATGATTTAAAAAAGCTAAAAAATATTGACAATGCTTATGCTGTTTATATTAGCGAGATTATGTTACAACAAACTCAAGTAAAGAGTGTTTTGCAAAATTATTATTTTCAGTTTTTAGCTAAATTTCCTTCTTTAGAAGCGCTTTCTATGGCAAGCGAAGATGAGGTTTTAAAAGCTTGGCAAGGACTTGGGTATTATACTAGAGCTAGGAATATACATAAATGTGCAAAAATTTGTGTGCAAGAATTTAATGCAAAATTACCATTTGACATTAAAGAGCTTCAAAAACTTCCTGGTATTGGAGAATATACAGCTGGTGCTATAGCTTGTTTTGGTTTTTTACAAGCTAAAGCTTTTGTGGATGCAAATATTAAAAGAGTTTTGAGTAGATTTTATAGTTTGCAAAATCCAAACTCTAAACTTTTAACGCAAAAAGCAAAAGAGTTTTTAAACTATGATAATGCATTTGATCATAATCAAGCTTTGTTGGATATAGGGGCTTTGATTTGTTTACCTAAAAATGCAAAATGCAAGCTTTGCCCCATAGAGAGTTTTTGTAGTGGAAAAAATGAATATGAAAAATTTCATGTATCTAAAAAAACTCAATATGAAAATATTATTTTAAATATACTCATAGTGCAAAAAAATGAGCAGTTTTTGCTTATCAAAAGCAAAGAAAAGCTATATTTTAATATGTATAATTTTTTAGAATACAATAAAGAAAAAAATGCAAAATTCATAGGTGAATTTAAACACTCTTACACCAAATATAAAATTAATGCCAAGGTGTATTTTTTAAAAGATGATGATTTTGAAGATTTAAAAGCAAAAGCATTTTCTTATAAAGAATTGGAACATATTGCACTTTCAAAACTTACCCTAAAGGCGTTTGAGCTTTTTAAAAAGAGTGATTATGCATTTTGA